The window CGCATGCACCGGGCCGACGAGCCGATGCTCACAGTCCCGCCGTAGGGGAATGAACGTAGTGAATCGGGAGACCCGCACAGTTTGCGCACGCGCCTGTTGGCCGCGGCCCGGGCCGAGCGGGTGACCAAAGCGGTCACCTGTCATAACCTGCGACACAGCTTCGCGACTCATCTGGCCGCTGCCGGGGTGCCGCTGCACCAACTGCAATCCTACCTCGGCCACGCCCACATCGAGACGACCACCGTCTACACCCACCTCACTCCGATCAATCACATCGAGGCCATCGGCTACGTGGACGCCCTGGTCAAGCCGATCCTGCGCCGCTAAGAGTGTCCGGAATCGGGCAGCTGCGCTGCCCGCGGGAGGGCGAGTCACGCCCGCTTACCGTGGCCAGAGTGATCGAGCGCTTCGCTCCGGCCTACTGGGAGCGATACGGCTCGCGCATGAGGCTGGAACAGCGCAAGGCCTTGCAGGCCATCCTCCAGTGCCGCACCCCGGCTCTGGGAGGCCATCGCTATGCCTGTGGATGCGGCCACGAGCACCACGCCTTCCACAGTTGCAATCATCGGCTCTGCCCGCGCTGCGGAGCCGCCGATACCCAAGAGTGGGTTCGCAAGCAACTCGGCAAGCTCCTGCCAGTTCCAT of the Puniceicoccus vermicola genome contains:
- a CDS encoding tyrosine-type recombinase/integrase gives rise to the protein MRTRLLAAARAERVTKAVTCHNLRHSFATHLAAAGVPLHQLQSYLGHAHIETTTVYTHLTPINHIEAIGYVDALVKPILRR